The segment tctagaaagagtgcaaagaagagcaaccagaattatccagggtttaaaaggcatgtcgtatgcagacaggctaaaagaatttaacctattcagtcttgaacaaagaagactacgcggtgatctgattcaaacattcaaaatcctaaaaagtatagacaatgttgacccaggggacttttttttaacctgaaaaaagaaacaaggaccaggggtcacaaattgagtagataaaggggcattcagaacagaaaataggaggtacttttttacacagagaattgtaagggtctggaaccaactccccagtaatgttgttgaagctgacaccctgggatccttcaagaagctgcttgatgagattctgggatcaataagctactaacaaccaaacgagcaagatgggctgaatggcctcctctcgtttgtaaactttcttatgttcttatgtcaagGAAAATAACACACTGCAGGTATCAGTACACTGTTCCATGGAAAAAGGTACCACGACCTACATGCTCAACATATTATTTTATGACCTAGATTACAACTTCTCAgatttttttgtcctttttttgtattCCCCCACAGTAGATTTTCCATTGTTTGTGTAGATCTAGTCGAAACCATGAGCTTGAAGCGTTTCCCCTCAGCGTTTTCTACACGCTGCATACTTGAGactaaagattttttttgttttatctgaTTAAAAACAGCAGGAGCTCATACAGTCGCTATTGTGGTTACTAAATATCAGCCAACAGCAGTTAAAGGAATGAAAGCCAGTTTTAAGAAATCATTTGTTTTTATGCATATGACTAATGCTCAGCAACCAAGGGAGATGTGACAATATGATACATAGCATAAAGGATCATGtcatataataatttatttttctgtgtcAGCTGTGGTGGGAGCAGTAGACAACACTATCGAAGTACAAAACGCTTAGTTCTTCACCTGCTCTATTCCACACATAAGTTACAGGAGAGATCCTCATTGTTCTGCTGAACCTGGCTGGCAACAGAAGGGTGCCAAGAAATGGGGCTTATCTGGTTATACACAAAGCTTAACGGCATACACAAAGTGTGGTCCCTTCACTGGTTTCTGGGTTCTAGCTCCCTGTGTTGGGGGTGTTCTCGTGCAGGCTCTGCAGGGCCAGGTCTGACCACTTCATCTCCTGCTCTTTCACCGACTCGGTCGAGCCACCGCTGTCTTGCTCTGGCTCAGGAAGCTCATTCTGCGGAGGGGAGAGGTGCACAGAAAGGTTTATTAGACCCAGTTTAAAagatcaaccccccccccccattgtatCTTTGATTCCAGATATTACCACAGAATGTTAGTTTATCTACAGCAGCATCACAGCAGTTCAGAAAATGCTAATGATTTTGTTCCTGGATCTATAAATAGCGGGTgagtgttttcagtgttttttggtGGACTGCTTTTTTACAGcaatcccccccctcccccctccatgAAGGCGTAGACGTATTTTAAAATTAATCCAACAAGTCGTTCACATTTCAGAAGCGCTGAAAGCTTCCCCAGGATGAAACACCCTTCACTTTGTTTGATAAATCAGTATATGCACTTCCGTTCGTTGCTGGTGAATTAACCTGCTGCACCACAACTTGAAGACGCTTTACCAGTGGGATTGTGACTTCTTCGTAAGGCAGCCTGTCCTCCTTCCAGGCATCATCGATCAGGTCCAGAATCCTCCCGTCTCTCTGTACCTCACAGTCCATCCCTGCAGACAGCCCCCACACAAGCAGGCAAATCCCTGAAAGCAGAACTACAGACATTTACTAGTAAACGGTCCATGCTTAACAGATTTCACAATGTTTTCTTATTGCATGACATGTGCCGTGGGTGTATGAACCCGCTTTGCACACCCACAGCATGCCCAAGGGTGTCTCTGGAGCCAAGCACTTTGCAAGCTCCATGCCAACAGGTTACTTAGGTTAGTaacttttgtttataaaaaaaataattatatatatatatatatatatatatatatatatatatatatatatatatatatatccagagtAGCCTTGTCTGACTGATGTTATTCAGCAGTATTATtatgcaacattaaaaaaaacccagataATTTACAATTTTCTACAGGACTATTACAAAAAATACTTCCCTCCCCCCTCCCGCAAAAAAACACTTACATTtatatcagtatttattttaaaagtgcattcttattttaacacatttctatacgactacgactaataataataataataataataataataataataataaacaacgcATGGTTCCTAATAAGACGTCAGTgcaactttttattatttatttattttttacaatcgCCTACCTTTTTATTTAGGTTTACATCAAGACTtgcaactggaaaaaaaagaatctaAATCGGGCTAATCGGAAACAGGAAACCTCTTTACTTCTAGATTGATAAGAAAATCTAGTAACACTACCGCCAAATGTTTTCATCTGTTAATGATACAATGAACGGTTCCGTCAGATTAGTGTCACCGTAGAAACCCTCCCTTGGAATTCGTAACTCAAGCAGTTTCAGTTCCGACACTATGGAATAAgtgttaaggtttttttttttttttttttttttttaaattaacactaaTCACATTAAGTCAGAAGTAATATAGTGAAAAGCAAAATACTAGCTTAATTTAAGACAAATGCtttgttaatgtttgttttttttacttaaggCGTAATTCACAAACTGGCCTATCCAGTTGTGGTATGTTTGGTTAATGTATGGGAGCATGTGATATGTTTAGTCTGTCAGCTTCCTCGTTTTGTTGTGAAAAACAAGACTATCTGCTTCTGGAAACAGACTTGTTAGATTAACACCCGGTTAGAATGGAGTCGCTAGTAGTACTGGGTGTGCTGGGGATTATCTGCGGTTTAATCCACCCTGCGAACGGATTCGGTAAGTGCACTCGTTCCGAGTAAAAACGGTCGTTATTTTCTTGCAATATataaagttagaaaaaaacaataaactgcgCGAAACAACGGTTGTGCAAATATAGGTTTACTAGATTTCCAGTGTGTGTGGAACCGTGTGCCCTATTTTTGTCTTCCTGTTTAGAGGAAAGATTCCGCTTCGCTTCTTACTATGGGGATCACATGGTGCTGCAGGCAGGCCCGGGGAGTGCTGTGATCTGGGGGTACGGAGCAGAAGGAGCCACAGTTACCGTGTCTGTGGAAGGGAAGGACAAACACACTGCAAAGGTGTTGGATGGTGGGTATATACTGTATCTGGTGACAGCATGGAAGGAAATaccactcccattgcatagcagtttgttccattcctggttttactgtgacaCACCTGACCTGTGTAGCTGCAATTCATATTCACAGCGTTcatattttacatgtatttttcatattttaattttgCTACCTGTCATCGATACAGGCTTGTAGGAACTCAAAGATCTGATTGCACTTATATTTACACACGCTTCTATCTGTATAAAAGCTTCACCATCAACAACTGCTATTGTTGAAAACAGAACTAGagcgttttaataagacacacctgagcttgttacctgcacactgtggctaatcaagctcacagtaaaaccaggaatggttggaactgctatgcagtaggagtcttatttccatccctgcgacAGGTTCAAATAGCGGcttgttttacatttatattttacccaaaactgaacattaatttcaatggGAAACGGTTATAAAAAATTCCTCCCAAGGGGAGGGCTAACCTGGCATTTTAAGTTGGGCATCTTTTAGATTTTAGTTCAATAGTTTTGTGAATGGTGTAGCGGTAAATTGAACTGAAACTTGCCATCCCTTGTGCCTTCTGACTGTCCCTCCCTCAATGCTTCCCTTCTGCAGGGATCTGGAGCGTGACCCTTGACCCAGTGAAGCCTGGAGGCCCCTTCACATTAACAGCAGAGCATCTAAGTCAAGACGGGCTGACCAGCCTCAACCTGACCGACGTTCTGTTCGGAGATGTGTGGCTGTGTGGAGGACAGAGCAACATGGAGATGACCCTCTCCCAGGTAACAGGGGCCTTAGTCACTTCGGGATTACAGGAGATCAAAGCTCACCCCACAGTGTTGGATGTCACCAGGCTTCCAGTGTACCCAACGAGAAAGGAGGTGCTCGGATCATTCCTCCAGCAGTGCTGCAGAACCTTGCCAAGGTGGAGCCTTCCTTCACTTTTAAATGTCGGAGGCACATGAACAGCTACTGTCTCTTTTGAAAGCCTCTGCTTTTCGGACTCCTGTTGCCTTCATTATAAAACGAGTATTAAAGCAGGTGTAGCTACACTATCAGTGTGAGAGTGGTCTGGTGGTGTGAGCGccccctctctgtctgtcccCAGGTGATGAATGCCTCCGAAGAGCTGGCTGAGGCATCCAAGTTTCCTGATGTGCGTGTCTTCAGCGCGGCTCTGGAACAGAGTTCCACAGAGCTGAGAGACCTGGCGAAGGTCGCACTGCCCTGGTCCATTCCCTCTGCAAGTAAGAGACTCCTGTTTTACTAAACTTCTAACACAAAGTGCGCTGTGTTATTAGGAGCTTGCATTGATTTTCactttctaaaagtttaccatcgtaaaagcatagcaaggtttaataaagcatggtaaagaatagtgaggtttAGTAaggcatgttaataaacatggcaggccagggtaaactatggtaaacgcaCAGTATAAATGTGGATTGGCAGTTCAAATGGTAAACGTTTGGTAACACGAAAGGTTTAAACGTTTAGGAGGAGTTTTAGAGATTCTCATTTCAGATGACGTGCAGGATTCATTTCAATCTCAACGACACCTTTTCAGATCGGTAGAAGTTGGATAAACACTAGCTCTTATCAGGAAAGGGCTCTGTTTGGATGCTCTGTGTCAGTGGTGTTTCTGTTGTTTCCTGCCTGTCACAGAGGTACTGGGAGCTGGCAATTTCACCCAGTTCTCTGCGGTGTGCTGGCTCTTCGGGCGCTACCTGTACGAGAGACTGCAGTACCCCGTGGGGCTGGTGGAGTCTTGCTGGGGGGGCACCCCTGTGGAGGCCTGGTCTTCACACAGGGTCCTGCACCGCTGCGGGCTAGTGGAGGACACAATCGGGTAAGTCAGGCTTTTCATTTTGTGTGAattagtgtaacagggtggaggctgggcgcaaACCGACGACCCTGCGCACTGCGCACTGCACGCAAGCGTctgaaccacaatgcaaaagagctgggctcgtctgcattcgtggtttttgAGCTTTTAACCGTCAGGAGACGGAATCCGCGATGGCAGTGTATCGCCCAACACACCCGTTTCATTAGCATGGTTCGGGTGTTTGGAAATTCGTAGCTGCATTAGCATTTAGGGACCACTGGTTGGGAATCTATAGTCGTCTAAaagacacactgcctcccagtcctcagtTCTAACCACTTGGCCACACTTCCTCCCATATCCTCATCTCCTAGGAGCCGGTTTGAATATGTGGATAGGGTGATGGGCCCCAGGTTCAACTCTGTGCTGTGGAACGCTATGATACACCCTCTGCTCAACATGACCATCAAGGGAGCTATCTGGTACCAAGGTAAAGAGTCATTTCATTGTTATGAATAAAATGACCAAGGGTCATAATGCGATGGGTGTTGTAGCAGTCTAATATAATTTCAGaactgaaataaaaattaaaaaaacaattggttAAGTGCGCGGAGCATTTGCTTCATGGCAACTGCTTCCATTACTTTTCTAAACCCGGGCAAGGCTGGGCAGTCAGTACATCATCTAGCCATTCTGTATATCCCAGGGGAAGACAACACAAACTACAACCTGGACCTGTACAACTGCACCTTCCCGGCCATGATCGACGACTGGAGACTGAGCTTTCACCAGGGATCGGCCGGGCAGACCTCCGCAGTCTTTCCTTTCGGCTTCGTGCAGGTAAGCCTGACCGCTGCTGGGTCCGTTGTGCATTAGAAGCGTGCTTCTGTAAAGGTCACGCACACCTCTCTggcttaaccctaaccctctggCCTCATCTGGTGAAGTGACCGAGAAGTTCTTGTTTGTTTAAACCCAGCGGTTGCAGACTGAGCAATTGGAACCCAGACACAATCGTGCTTTGAAGGGAATGGTGTGCTAAGGGGTTTTGCTTTGCTGCTTGCTCCCTTCTTGCTTTTTAGATTTGCACAGACAACCAGGGCTCTCCGAGCGATGCTTTCCCCAGACTGCGATGGCACCAGACCGCTGATTTTGGTTTCGCCCCCAACCCCAGGATGAAGGACACCTTCATGGCAGTCAGTGTAGACCTGGTGGACCCCGGCTCTCCTTGGGGCAGGTAAGGAGTCTCAACAGAATACTGCAGAGATTATAGAATATTGTTATACAAGTTGTGGCAATTTCCAAAATATACTGCAAAGCAGTTGTTGATggtgcagcttttatatatacagtgcaaccAGATCTTTCAGTTTATACAAACCTGTATCGATGACAAGTGGAAAAATTAGTTTGGTAGAAACACCCCTTGATTTAATGACTCAGGACATGTAAAACGTGGTACGAAGGAGTCATCAATGTGTATTTCCTGTCTGTCTCCCAGTATCCACCCACGGTACAAGCAGGACGTGGCACGAAGGCTGATCCTGGGAGCCCGCGCTGTGGCTTACGGTGAAAAAGGCATCTCATTCCAGGGGCCATTCCCAACTAAAGTTGAGCTCAAGGGGAATATAATGATCATCACCTACTCGCAGAAAATCACTGTCACCCATTTCAACAAAGATGTATTCGAGGTAAAGCCTGACTCTGCAGTTTGTCTTCCTCTAGAATCCCTGATGTAAACAATAGTGTTTCTGTTTCACACATAGCGCTATGCATCCCAATCCTCCGAGTCTGCCTCTCTTCCAGGTCTGCTGCTCTAAAAAGAAGACAGCCTGTGATGTCAGCTCCTCGGGGTGGGCACCTGCACCCGTGTTCAACGTCTACAGCAACATCATCTTCCTAACAACAGAAAACTGCCCCGATGAAGTTTCTGGCTTGCGCTATGCCTGGAAGGACTGGCCATGTGACTGGAAGGCTTGTCCAGTCTACAGTGCTGACCGTGTCTTGCCTGCTCCCCCCTTTGTTGTTGGCCCCCAGGGGTCTGGGAGATGGACCATTCTTGAATAAAGTGGGTCTATTTAACAGAATTGGTCTTACGACTTTTCTCATATCAAGTAAGAAGTGGAAATAGCCCACCTTTGCAAAGTAGGTTGATTACAAAAGATATCTTGGAGATTATAAAGAGAGAATTGTGGGTGCAGATAAATAGAAAAAGCTGTatacaaattgtgtttttttttttttatcctgcatTGTGGGACCATGAggatacaatacaaaataatcaagtgattttgtaaataaacatgaaaaggaaaagaaattgtgtataaatgtaataatgaaataaaaaaaaaaatctttttttatttgtcttacaTTTTTCTTTAAGACTTTttacatcaaaagaaatgtacagCTGACATTATTTACAAACTCAGCACTTCTATTCAGTTGAATTCCTGCAGGTGGCAGTGTTGTAGTGCAAAGCAAGACAAGGGGACTATCATGACGATCTACTGCCATTTTGTTGGGATTATGCACAGCAGTTTGTAAGTAGATCTTCTTTGAGGTTGTCAGCTCCTGGGGAAAAAATCATTTTGGGCTTGCATGAAATGAATTCTCACAGCAGCAGCCACGTTCCAAGTAGTCTACGGCACTTGTCAAAAGCACATGTCTgtgtataaataacaaataatccTGGGACTCCCAACACCTTTCGCCTGCAATAGAATGAGCGCAGCTAGGACATAAATCTGTCCTGGGCAGGTGGATTTCTTCAAACTCGCCTGGATCCTTGTGATTGTGGGAGTCACCGGCTGCAGGTCTTGGAGACCCTGCTCAGGAGCTGCTGAAGTGTGATGTGGAGGCAGCAGGCTGGAGCGTGGGAGAGAGCAGTTGCTGTTGACCCAGCGTCCTCTGCTGGGAAGAGATGGAAGGCTGGGGAGGGCGGCCTAAGGAGAAACAGAAAGAAGCTGGTGACTGAATCGCCATGTGCAAGGATGGcaacaagactcctattgtatagcagttttgCCCGTTCCAGATTTTCACACAAGCTTGATTACttagtgtacaggtaacaagctctggtgtgttaataaactcacagtaaaaccaggaatggatcaacctGCTATGCAGTGGGGGGCTGATTTCCTGTGGTTTTAAGAGCTCTAGGACAGGGACGCAGTGCGTTCAGATTCAAGAGCCAGTTTGACCTAGAGGGAAGTTAAGGAACTTGAGAGACTAATATAGTGGTTAACTTAGACTGACTTACTGTGGTCTTTACTAACAACATGCATTTTGCACCATTtcttgccattaaaaaaaaaaaaaaaatttgtgttACAAAACTGGCAACAATGGATTTGTGGTTAGGACCGGCAAGTGGAAGGTTCCTTTCTTGGGGGAGGAGAGTCCCACCTGGAGAGTTGATCCGGTAGGCACTGAAGCCCTCTCCCTCGCTGCTCTTCCCCACGGGGGCTCCACTGCAAACCGGCATGCTTTCCAGGGCAGAGCACAGCGGCCCTGAGGAACAGAGACGAGATGAAACGCAAGACAACACGCCGCTGCGCTCTCATCTTTTACTAATAAGAGGCGGATATAAAGACTTGCACTGTCTCTCCTGTGCCGTATCATCCGATGCCACCTGCAAACTGCTCACCTGTCACACTGTGATCTGCTCCGGCCTCCTGCTGTTTCTGAAAGGCCTCGAAATTGATGGACGCGTCGTCCTCAGAGAGGCTGTGCGGAAGCTGGCCATCTCCAGGACGGCACACCTCGAAACGGACCCACTGGTAACTGATCCAAAAAACAAACCATCAGACGCAGTCCCTCGGCTAGCCTACCGAGCACTGACCCAATAGAgccctaaaaacaaaacaatcccaTAGACCCTCAATACAATCAACAGCTGATGTTTAAAAAATCGGGAGAGATACTCACTTCACACATTTACGTGCCCCCGGACAGCTCTGAATTAGGTTTTGGATGGTTGGGTGGGAAAAGCCAAAGAAATCTGCTCCTGACGGCACAATGTTTGTTAGCGGCTTACCCCTATGAGAAGAAGGAAAGAGGAACTGAGAAACACTCCTTAAATCAACATTTATAGGAAGTAAAACTGTTTTGAGAAAGCAGAGTTAGTCTGGAGATCTCCTGTAATACCTCATTGCTCCAATGGCCTTGAAAAGGTTGGCATGGCAGGTTAGGGCAGATGAAGCAACGATAGCATTCTGAGGATCCTCTTCCGGTACAATCTCAAACTGAAAGAAAGAGcaacccagggatggaaataaggctcccattgcacagcagtttgatctattcctggttttactacaagtttaataagacacaactcagcttgttacctatacactgcggTTAATCAAGCACATATTGAAACCTgcaatggatgaaactgctattcagtaggagttttatttccatctgcAACAGCCAGAGAAAAGGAGAATTCGGTCCAGGCAGGGCTACAACAAGCAGATTGAAGATGTAATGTTTACAGCAGTGCCTCCACTTCagtgagagggaaaaaaaaaaaacaccactggaaCCTTTGGATCAAAAACagctatgaattaaaaaaaaaaaaaaaaagggctgacGATGGCTTCTTGAGAAATATTAGCAACGTGCTGTGAGAGAGA is part of the Acipenser ruthenus chromosome 39, fAciRut3.2 maternal haplotype, whole genome shotgun sequence genome and harbors:
- the LOC117397474 gene encoding anaphase-promoting complex subunit 13-like, whose product is MDCEVQRDGRILDLIDDAWKEDRLPYEEVTIPLNELPEPEQDSGGSTESVKEQEMKWSDLALQSLHENTPNTGS
- the LOC117397362 gene encoding sialate O-acetylesterase-like, whose translation is MESLVVLGVLGIICGLIHPANGFEERFRFASYYGDHMVLQAGPGSAVIWGYGAEGATVTVSVEGKDKHTAKVLDGIWSVTLDPVKPGGPFTLTAEHLSQDGLTSLNLTDVLFGDVWLCGGQSNMEMTLSQVMNASEELAEASKFPDVRVFSAALEQSSTELRDLAKVALPWSIPSAKVLGAGNFTQFSAVCWLFGRYLYERLQYPVGLVESCWGGTPVEAWSSHRVLHRCGLVEDTIGSRFEYVDRVMGPRFNSVLWNAMIHPLLNMTIKGAIWYQGEDNTNYNLDLYNCTFPAMIDDWRLSFHQGSAGQTSAVFPFGFVQICTDNQGSPSDAFPRLRWHQTADFGFAPNPRMKDTFMAVSVDLVDPGSPWGSIHPRYKQDVARRLILGARAVAYGEKGISFQGPFPTKVELKGNIMIITYSQKITVTHFNKDVFEVCCSKKKTACDVSSSGWAPAPVFNVYSNIIFLTTENCPDEVSGLRYAWKDWPCDWKACPVYSADRVLPAPPFVVGPQGSGRWTILE